The Myxococcales bacterium genomic interval TCGTGTGGTTCACGGCTGAGGATCAGGCTCCGCTCAAGGCGGGCACACTCTCGTTCGATAGCGACGAACGCACGGGCCGTCTGCAGGCCACGAGCGCTTTTGACGAGTTCGTCGTGCTGGTGACGGCCGAGGAATCCACGGGCGCAGGAAGCCCCTCGAGCCACGTGGTGATTCGCCAGTCGGTGGAGTAACGCGCCGGCGTGGGGCGGTGGCCTGTGAGGCTACCGTGGGCCGCACCCGGGTGACGGGTGCGGCTTTCCTCGAAACATTCATCGAGACGAAGGGCTTCAAGGGCTCGATAGTCCAATGGACCAGGGGCGGCTTCGTACCTGCACGGACACCGGTCCCGAGACGGCGGGCGATGAACCTGTGGCGGGCGTGGCGTACCAAGTCTTGGCTTTCGTACCCTGGCTGGCCCTCCACGTGGAAAATTCAGGAAAGGCCCTCGAGATGGGCACCGCTTCAAGCGGAAAGCGGAAGTCCCAGGGAACGATCATCGCGAAGGGGTGCCCCGCGTCGTCCATGAACGCGGAGACACCCGTCTCGGTGGGGAGCCCGGAAGGCCGGACGTGGAACGCGTTGCGGCCTGCCAAGTGAACGTCGTAGGTCTCGGTACCGTGCTTGATGAGAATGAAGGGGTCGTAAGGCGGAAGGCCCAGGACGGAGCGTGCCACGGGTGACGAGAAGGTCACCTTCACCCGTGCCGAGGCCGGCGCCACCTCGAAGGTGGGGGTCTCCGTGTTCGTATAGGGCGAATCAGGCGCTGCGAGGTCCGTTTTCGTGCTGGCAAATACCTGAGGCAATGTGAGCCAGGTACCTGAAGGTTCGCTGGTGATGAGGGACGACAGCTGCGCCACGTCGACGGCTGGGTGGCTGCCGTCAGATCGGAAACGTTCTACCGTCACCGTGCCCTGAAGTGCGGGATTTTCAAGTGGTACACGAAACCCGAAGCTGTGGTCGAGGCCCGCTCCCCGAGCGATGAGGTGAAACGTTGCCACCACGTCGCGGATCGTACCCTCAGCCGATAGGGCCTCCTCGAAGGAGTACTGAACGACGACGTCGTTGTAGTCCATGTCACCCACGAGAGGGTAGTTGTCCTCAAACACCAGTGTCTGAACGCCTGTCGTGGGCGTGACTTGCACGAAGGCCCGCAGCGGGTCATTGGGGAAGTGATCCTGGAGCCCTTCAACGCCGTCTCCGTCAGGATCGTTGACGTTGGCTACGTAGTTTATCACCTGGGTCTCCGCGATCGCCTCGAGAGGATTGGCGTCCACGATGAAAACGAGATCGTTGAAGTCGTTGTCGGCGCCGCTGGTTCTCCGAAGGTCCTCGAAGCCGACGAGGTAGACGGGTGCATCTCCCACGCCCGTCAGCTTGAGCATGGCGACGTGCCGGGCCAAGTCGGGGCG includes:
- a CDS encoding LruC domain-containing protein → MTRRSLALIIPLALASWSAAAVSPSGEYQAVPANVTSAIGRILPESSAVGQSFLSTAYSPNAKVTAPATIRVTFVHEGAGYRNSLGWFTYDETGSAIRIRERGLIFPNASFADPNLGWGGGDLVTGDAMTLRTSNGQIKVFAPGDNVGFFLVANGWNGSSVRGWSATPPTPSELPATNAAGQGTYTTVDGINPEVAAGRPDLARHVAMLKLTGVGDAPVYLVGFEDLRRTSGADNDFNDLVFIVDANPLEAIAETQVINYVANVNDPDGDGVEGLQDHFPNDPLRAFVQVTPTTGVQTLVFEDNYPLVGDMDYNDVVVQYSFEEALSAEGTIRDVVATFHLIARGAGLDHSFGFRVPLENPALQGTVTVERFRSDGSHPAVDVAQLSSLITSEPSGTWLTLPQVFASTKTDLAAPDSPYTNTETPTFEVAPASARVKVTFSSPVARSVLGLPPYDPFILIKHGTETYDVHLAGRNAFHVRPSGLPTETGVSAFMDDAGHPFAMIVPWDFRFPLEAVPISRAFPEFSTWRASQGTKAKTWYATPATGSSPAVSGPVSVQVRSRPWSIGLSSP